One genomic segment of Kordiimonas sp. SCSIO 12603 includes these proteins:
- a CDS encoding NfeD family protein encodes MFDFAWMSENAYWLWLSAGVLLLVGEMLIPGVYLLWIGLAGLATGMVAWLMPDIGFEGHGLFFAAVGAISIYVGNKYFYSAGDQQPDQEVNTAGQDHVGNIYTVAKAIENGRGQVSVRDSLWLAEGSDAAVGDKVRVISVEGTVLMVEPAAE; translated from the coding sequence ATGTTTGATTTTGCATGGATGAGTGAAAATGCCTATTGGCTGTGGTTATCTGCGGGTGTGTTACTGCTGGTAGGCGAGATGTTAATCCCGGGTGTTTATCTGCTCTGGATAGGTCTTGCAGGATTGGCTACTGGCATGGTTGCATGGCTGATGCCTGATATAGGGTTTGAAGGGCATGGACTGTTTTTTGCAGCTGTTGGTGCTATTTCGATATATGTTGGGAATAAGTATTTTTACTCTGCAGGTGACCAGCAGCCTGATCAGGAAGTGAACACGGCAGGTCAAGATCATGTGGGTAATATTTACACTGTCGCTAAAGCGATTGAGAACGGCCGTGGCCAGGTTTCTGTAAGAGACAGCTTGTGGCTTGCGGAAGGCTCAGATGCTGCGGTTGGTGATAAAGTTCGCGTAATTTCTGTAGAAGGAACGGTTTTAATGGTTGAACCTGCTGCCGAATAG
- a CDS encoding SPFH domain-containing protein — protein sequence MFEMSEIVVGLVGLLAVIFVFSAVVTVGQGFEYTVERLGKYTKTLKPGLHIIVPFIERIGSKMNMMEQVLDIPTQEVITKDNAMVAADGVVFFQVLDAARSSYEVNNLTLAILNLTMTNLRTVMGSMDLDELLSKRDDINARLMNVVDEATQPWGVKITRIEIKDIAPPRDIVDAMARQMKAERDKRASILEAQGMREAEILRAEGEKKAAVLEAEGRKEAAFRDAEAREREAEAEAKATEMVSNAIAAGDKQAINYFVAQKYVEALGSFANSPNEKLVFMPMEASSVIGSIGGISELFSEVKKTKPTSASGIPNVE from the coding sequence ATGTTTGAGATGTCGGAAATCGTTGTCGGGCTAGTAGGTTTGCTGGCGGTTATTTTTGTCTTTTCCGCGGTTGTTACAGTGGGGCAGGGCTTTGAATATACCGTTGAAAGATTGGGTAAATATACAAAAACCTTGAAGCCGGGCCTTCATATCATTGTGCCGTTTATTGAACGTATCGGTAGCAAGATGAATATGATGGAACAGGTGCTTGATATTCCTACGCAGGAAGTGATTACCAAAGATAATGCGATGGTAGCTGCTGATGGCGTAGTGTTCTTTCAAGTTCTGGACGCTGCGCGCTCAAGCTATGAAGTAAACAATCTGACACTAGCCATTTTGAATCTTACGATGACCAATCTTCGTACAGTGATGGGGTCGATGGATCTTGATGAACTGCTTTCTAAGCGAGATGATATTAATGCACGCCTGATGAATGTGGTGGATGAAGCAACGCAGCCTTGGGGTGTGAAAATCACACGTATTGAAATCAAGGATATCGCACCACCAAGAGATATTGTTGATGCTATGGCGCGCCAGATGAAGGCAGAGCGTGATAAACGTGCGTCTATTCTTGAAGCTCAGGGCATGAGAGAGGCCGAAATTCTTCGTGCGGAAGGTGAAAAGAAAGCTGCCGTACTAGAGGCAGAAGGGCGTAAAGAAGCAGCCTTTAGAGATGCTGAAGCCCGTGAGCGTGAAGCGGAAGCTGAGGCGAAAGCTACAGAAATGGTATCTAATGCGATTGCGGCTGGTGATAAGCAGGCGATCAACTATTTTGTGGCGCAGAAATATGTCGAAGCGCTTGGTAGTTTTGCAAATTCGCCAAACGAGAAACTGGTATTTATGCCAATGGAAGCTTCAAGTGTTATTGGTTCTATCGGTGGTATTTCTGAGCTTTTCAGTGAAGTGAAGAAAACCAAACCAACGAGCGCCAGCGGTATTCCTAATGTGGAGTAA
- a CDS encoding peroxiredoxin translates to MTIQVGDKIPAAMLTTMTADGPAPIATEEYFAGKKVVIFSVPGAFTPTCSAKHLPGFIEQADAIKAKGVDEIACYAVNDVFVMHAWGENTGAGDKVTMLADGNGDFTKAIGLEMDASGFGMGLRSVRFSMIVENGTVTELNVEEPGAFQVSSAEHALGQL, encoded by the coding sequence ATGACTATTCAAGTTGGCGATAAAATTCCTGCAGCAATGCTAACAACAATGACAGCAGATGGACCAGCGCCAATCGCGACAGAAGAATATTTTGCAGGCAAGAAGGTTGTAATCTTTTCTGTGCCGGGCGCGTTTACACCAACATGTTCCGCTAAGCACCTACCAGGCTTTATTGAGCAGGCAGATGCAATCAAAGCAAAAGGTGTTGATGAAATTGCCTGTTATGCTGTGAATGACGTATTTGTAATGCATGCATGGGGCGAAAACACAGGCGCTGGTGATAAAGTGACAATGCTCGCAGACGGGAATGGCGATTTTACGAAAGCTATTGGTCTAGAGATGGACGCTTCTGGTTTCGGTATGGGACTTCGGTCGGTTCGTTTCTCCATGATTGTTGAAAACGGTACGGTGACCGAGTTGAACGTGGAAGAGCCGGGTGCGTTCCAAGTATCTAGTGCAGAGCATGCGCTTGGGCAGCTGTAA